A stretch of DNA from Granulicella pectinivorans:
GCAAGTGGCAGCCCAACTACTCCAACGTCTTCGGCAACCTCGCCACCGCCGCCATCTCCAACGCCTACTACCCCGCCGAGAACCGTGACGGCATCGGCCTCACCCTCGGCAACGCCCTCCTCGGAACCGCCGAGGGCGCCATCGGAAATCTCTTCCAGGAGTTCCTTGTCCGGAAGCTGACCCCCCACGTTCCCGACTACGGCGCCGTCGACAAACCCTGACACCGGACCGTCTCTTCCGGAAGGTGAGGTCAAGACGCTGGGGAAAACAAGGACATGCAAAAAACCATCTTTTTGCCACAAAATCCATGCAAATTTCCACATTTTACCGACCCGAAAACTGCAGTTAAAACCCGAAGAAACAGGGATAAAACCCGAAGATAATCCAAGGATTCACCACAAAAACCTGAAATTCCCCACAAATGCCAAAGAGAGAACGCTTCGTCTCCGGGTGATTGGTCAGACCTCTATGGCTGGGGGAACGGCACACACTTGCCTTCGCAGCCGTGGAAAGCTGTCAAGCGTTAGGATGCTGTGGGAGAAGATCGATGGGATACGACTTGCATATCGTCCGAACGCGCGAGTGGGCCGACGCCGAGGAAGAGCCCATTTTGCTGGATGAGGTCGAGGCGCTGGTCGCCGCCGACCCGGAGCTGCGCTGGTCTCCTTCGCTCGATTCGGTCGTCACGACCCCTGACGGCGCAGAGATTCGCTATCGAGCGGCACAGAACCCCGCCATTCAATGGAGGGAGATCTCTGCCTTTCGCTGGTCGGGAGATCAGATCGAGTGCAAGAATCCGACTCCAGAGCAGATCGTCAAGCTTGCGCAGATGGCTCGCGCATTGAACGCCTATCTCGTGGGTGACGACGGAGAGCTCTACGAGCTCAAGAAGAAGCTCTTCGGCGGCGAGAAGATCGTCATCACGAAGGAGTAAATCTCTATTTTAGAGCGAGATGCGCCTTGCGGACGTCGCTGGCGGTGAAGACGGAGAGGAAAGGAATCTCCTTGTCGACATCGGTGGGGATCTCGGCCAGGGCCTGCTCGATGTGGAGACGCCCACCCTGTTCCCGGTCGACGAGACAGAGGACGGCAACGACCTCCATGCCGGCATCGCGGGTGGCTTCGATCGCGGTGATGGTGGAGCCGCCGGTGGTGCAGACGTCGTCGACGATGACGACCTTGGCGCCGGTCTTCAGGAAGCCTTCGACGCGGCGACCGGTGCCGTGGGCCTTCTCGGTCTTGCGGACGAGGAAGCCGTGGATGAGCTGCGGCGGGAGGCCGAGCGCGTCGGGGTCGTCGGGATCTTCGTGGGCGTCTTCGGGGAAGAGTGCTGCTATCTCATTGTATTCATTGAGGGCCCAGGCGCTGGTCGTGGCCGTTGCCGTGACCAGCGGGTCGGCACCCATGGTGAGCCCGCCGACGGCTTCGGCCTCGGGAGCATGCTTGCGGATGAGATCGAGGAGTACCAGGCCTGCCAGACGTCCGCCCTCGGCGTGGAGGGTCGAGATGCGGCAGTCGATGTAGTAATCGGACTTCTGCCCGCTTGCCAGCGTGAAGTCACCCAGCTTGAACGAGTGGGTGGCGATGAGGTCAAGGAGGGCTTGGCGGTTGGCTTTTTGCTCTTCGGTCTGGCTCATGACGGTTGGTTTTATTCTATGCGATCCCCATTTTGGTCAGACCACTTTGCCCGAACATGCTGCCTGACTGCCCTCGCCTCAGGGTATTTTGCACTATAAATGGTGCATCGCTCGTCTTGCATGAAACCCGCGTCTTTCTTGGCCGAAACGATCTATCTTCGGCATTTGTGGTGGATTTCAGGTTTTTGTGGTGATTCTTAGGGTTATCTTCGGGTTTTATGCCTGTTTCTCTGGTTTTTACCTGCAGTTTTCGGGACGGTAAAACGTGGAGAAATGCATGGATTTTGTGGCCAAATGATGGTTTTTGCATGCACGGAAAAAGGCGCGGCTTTGAGCCGCGCCTTTGGGACGAAAATTTTGTTTTCGGGTTACGAGATGACTGGTGCGAACGAGACCAGAAGCGTAACGAAGATGATGCCGAAGAGGATCAGACCGAATCCCCAGTGCTTCTCGATGAAGTGGTCCCCGTGCGGTGCGCTCATGCTGAAAATCCTCCTTGGACAACTCAAATCCTAAACGAAAGCGGGGCGCGGCTCAATCGGGAGTCGCCGGGTCGGGGTTTGG
This window harbors:
- a CDS encoding orotate phosphoribosyltransferase, whose product is MSQTEEQKANRQALLDLIATHSFKLGDFTLASGQKSDYYIDCRISTLHAEGGRLAGLVLLDLIRKHAPEAEAVGGLTMGADPLVTATATTSAWALNEYNEIAALFPEDAHEDPDDPDALGLPPQLIHGFLVRKTEKAHGTGRRVEGFLKTGAKVVIVDDVCTTGGSTITAIEATRDAGMEVVAVLCLVDREQGGRLHIEQALAEIPTDVDKEIPFLSVFTASDVRKAHLALK